In the genome of Pichia kudriavzevii chromosome 4, complete sequence, one region contains:
- a CDS encoding uncharacterized protein (PKUD0D04720; similar to Saccharomyces cerevisiae YNL218W (MGS1); ancestral locus Anc_2.26) — protein MVSCPICSKHIPLAEINEHLDLCEIKNKNRKVEAENDIPSDGVAKEHSDKPENVSKVETVHGSSQPMIAVNGDSHTTSLASILTGKKKSKDKPTYQYRPSQHHETSPLSSVSSSNEINTPAVKSKRPISGDECRDDLKRHKKQIIDNLKISANLPLSERLRPTDIGGYIGQQHLVGPRGVLRGYLKQGRVPSLIFWGKPGTGKTTLARILAKTTNMRFVEMSGVINGVSDCKKVFEEAVNEMKLTRKSTIMFIDEIHRFSKSQQDIFLQYVERGIIILIGATTENPSFTVNKAILSRCKVFTLEKLSNHEMREMVGRGLVEINKVRKLVHNTSVLKLSEEGIDWIISVADGDGRQALGFVEMIDINFTNTTDENKPEEVTLEDIKGILKNSPMLYDRVGDAHYDTISAFHKSVRGSNPDAAMYYLARMLQGGEDPLYIARRMIRIASEDIGVLDDSCLPFAVAAYQAVQMVGLPEADLALVHCAVKLSRAPKSVEIYRGWNQMKAWTANPEISGAEIPLHLRNAPTKLMSDLGYKKGYKYPPDFKDGKVSTTYFPDSVGEQQFLKGQHLGDAIDPDL, from the coding sequence ATGGTCAGTTGCCCCATTTGCAGCAAGCATATACCATTAGCGGAAATAAATGAACATTTGGACCTTTGTGAGATCAAAAACAAGAACAGGAAAGTAGAAGCTGAAAATGACATCCCTAGTGATGGTGTGGCAAAGGAACATAGTGATAAACCagaaaatgtttcaaaagtgGAGACAGTACATGGTTCATCACAGCCAATGATTGCTGTAAACGGCGACTCCCACACAACCTCTTTAGCATCTATACTAACtggcaaaaaaaaatcaaaggacAAACCTACTTACCAGTATCGGCCAAGTCAGCATCATGAGACCTCCCCGTTATCATCAGTTTCCTCATCAAATGAGATTAACACACCAGCTGTAAAAAGCAAGCGTCCAATATCAGGTGATGAGTGCAGGGATGACCTAAAAAGACATAAGAAGCAAATCATCGATAATCTCAAAATATCCGCAAATCTCCCCCTCTCTGAGAGATTAAGGCCAACCGACATTGGCGGGTACATTGGACAGCAACACTTGGTTGGACCCCGTGGTGTGCTACGAGGGTACCTAAAGCAGGGAAGGGTACCGTCTCTCATATTTTGGGGTAAGCCAGGAACTGGCAAAACAACATTAGCTAGGATATTGGCTAAGACTACAAATATGAGATTTGTTGAGATGAGCGGTGTCATTAATGGTGTGTCAGACTGTAAGAAAGTTTTCGAGGAGGCAGTAaatgaaatgaaattgaCTAGGAAATCTACTATTATgttcattgatgaaattcaCAGGTTCAGTAAGAGTCAACAGGATATATTTTTACAGTACGTTGAGAGGGGCATTATTATACTAATAGGCGCCACTACTGAGAATCCGAGTTTTACGGTCAATAAAGCCATACTGTCCAGGTGTAAAGTGTTTACCCTCGAGAAACTAAGTAACCATGAAATGAGAGAAATGGTTGGACGTGGGTTGGTGGAGATAAATAAGGTTCGAAAGTTGGTACACAATACCAGTGTTCTGAAATTAAGTGAGGAAGGAATTGACTGGATAATCAGTGTTGCAGATGGCGATGGCAGACAAGCTCTTGGATTTGTTGAGATGATAGACATCAACTTCACCAATACGACAGACGAAAACAAACCAGAAGAAGTCACACTTGAAGACATCAAGGGGATATTGAAGAACTCCCCAATGTTGTATGACAGAGTTGGAGATGCACATTATGACACTATTTCTGCATTCCACAAGTCAGTGAGAGGCTCTAATCCAGATGCTGCGATGTATTATCTTGCGAGAATGCTACAAGGCGGTGAAGACCCACTTTACATAGCTAGGAGGATGATTCGAATAGCAAGTGAGGATATTGGGGTTCTAGATGACTCTTGTCTACCCTTTGCTGTGGCTGCCTATCAAGCTGTCCAGATGGTTGGTTTACCAGAAGCAGATCTCGCCTTAGTTCACTGTGCTGTCAAGTTGTCACGAGCACCTAAAAGTGTTGAAATTTACCGAGGCTGGAACCAAATGAAAGCCTGGACTGCTAATCCAGAAATTTCAGGGGCTGAAATCCCCTTACATCTACGTAATGCACCAACAAAATTAATGTCTGACCTGGGCTACAAAAAAGGTTATAAATATCCACctgatttcaaagatggTAAAGTGTCAACAACATATTTCCCTGATTCAGTTGGAGAACAACAATTCCTGAAAGGGCAACATCTTGGTGATGCAATCGATCCAGACCTATGA
- a CDS encoding uncharacterized protein (PKUD0D04730) encodes MKFATILSTALLSTLANSAALPKNDYKYFARRYYNESEPLTQPISAVQLDQTQSTAGVSLSSLNSASSQTSESSTAAPQTVATTAAPASIEETTTLPLESTSIYTDKNGQEQTTTFYLTTTLYITYDSKSSTITSTPSQQHKLAGVSSVGSLDVTASSAAPASTLTSNASSNSATPSITSTTTSSTSVNIDDLVNSLQGLGKQADVAAVQSVLGSSIIDSTCPSASTVTVTVTPSECTSSDALIAPSNLKYMKVTSFSTATATTTLTVPITATLTVTDGSSVRVFTATSSVATAVEQTTVVTITATSTMTLSSETTGYATVTTTSTAYSTSDLTIDPASTGVSYSNGSLDSPAVNLWAKRSFL; translated from the coding sequence ATGAAGTTCGCAACTATTTTATCTACTGCTTTACTCTCTACATTAGCCAATTCAGCAGCTCTGCCAAAGAATGACTACAAATACTTTGCCAGAAGATACTACAACGAGTCCGAACCACTCACACAGCCAATTAGCGCAGTTCAATTGGATCAAACACAGTCAACTGCAGGCGTCTCTTTGAGTTCCTTGAATTCTGCAAGTTCACAAACAAGTGAATCATCTACTGCTGCTCCGCAAACCGTTGCTACTACAGCAGCCCCAGCATCAATTGAGGAGACAACAACGTTGCCATTAGAATCAACCTCTATCTACACCGACAAAAATGGACAAGAACAAACTACTACGTTCTATCTCACAACCACTCTATACATTACTTATGATAGCAAATCTTCCACTATAACAAGCACACCATCTCAGCAACACAAGCTGGCGGGTGTTTCATCTGTGGGTTCCCTTGATGTAACCGCCTCCTCCGCAGCACCAGCTTCTACATTAACTTCAAATGCTTCATCTAACTCTGCTACCCCAAGCATTACATCGACAACcacttcttcaacctctgttaatattgatgatttagTCAATTCATTACAAGGCTTAGGTAAGCAGGCTGATGTTGCTGCTGTTCAATCTGTGTTGGGCTCAAGTATAATTGATTCTACATGCCCAAGCGCAAGCACTGTTACTGTTACCGTTACACCTAGCGAGTGTACTTCAAGTGATGCATTAATTGCTCCTTCTAACCTTAAATATATGAAAGTTACTTCATTCTCTACAGCTACTGCTACCACTACCCTTACTGTTCCAATCACCGCTACCTTAACTGTTACTGATGGTTCGTCTGTCAGGGTTTTCACTGCAACTTCCAGTGTAGCAACTGCCGTTGAACAAACTACAGTCGTTACAATCACAGCAACGAGTACTATGACACTAAGCTCTGAAACTACTGGATATGCTACTGTTACCACAACATCCACTGCATATAGTACATCTGATTTGACTATTGATCCAGCATCAACTGGTGTTTCATACTCCAACGGTAGTTTAGATTCTCCAGCAGTCAACCTGTGGGCCAAGCGTTCTTTCTTATGA
- a CDS encoding uncharacterized protein (PKUD0D04740; similar to Saccharomyces cerevisiae YKL087C (CYT2); ancestral locus Anc_2.644), translating into MGLVCHFNHTHKLFESTTLHPKMSDESKCPVDPRTRDIWLQKSKEAQKAQEQRLNTQQEKQLILSKETSTWTWMNLLWAPKPTSCPIPQVNASGGCPVPHSSGTNIPEGHPSVNGLAITTSEPESIECNSKEIDQGLTTPPNAVSGSKLLSEQREISSIPRTNVDSNWVYPSEKQFFNAMLRKNWTPEEKDMKTVVPLHNLVNEVTWKYILNWEKGQGSCGCEDIKLTSFKGDSKKITPRAAIGHYIFGRDLPFDRHDWVVNRCGKEVEYVIDFYTTPVKEGEEPRFFLDVRPKLNSLEGCRMRLYRALGL; encoded by the coding sequence ATGGGTTTAGTTTGTCACTTCAACCACACCCACAAATTGTTCGAGAGTACAACTCTACACCCAAAGATGAGTGACGAATCCAAATGCCCCGTTGATCCACGTACACGTGATATATGGCTTCAGAAATCCAAGGAAGCTCAGAAGGCGCAAGAACAGAGACTGAATACccaacaagaaaaacaacttaTATTATCCAAAGAAACATCCACATGGACATGGATGAACTTATTGTGGGCACCTAAGCCAACTTCATGCCCTATTCCCCAGGTAAATGCCTCTGGCGGATGTCCAGTTCCACATTCTTCAGGTACCAATATCCCAGAGGGACATCCAAGTGTCAACGGGTTGGCTATAACTACAAGTGAACCTGAATCTATCGAATGcaattcaaaagaaatagaCCAGGGATTAACGACGCCTCCAAATGCAGTGTCTGGTAGTAAACTATTGAGTGAACAGAGGGAGATATCAAGTATTCCACGAACCAACGTTGACAGTAACTGGGTATATCCAAGTGAGAAACAGTTTTTCAATGCAATGTTACGTAAGAATTGGACTCCTGAAGAGAAGGATATGAAAACTGTTGTTCCTCTGCATAATTTAGTTAACGAAGTGACATGGAAGTACATATTAAACTGGGAAAAAGGGCAAGGAAGTTGTGGATGTGAAGATATCAAACTAACATCATTCAAGGgagattcaaaaaaaatcacaCCAAGGGCAGCTATTGGACATTACATCTTTGGTAGAGATTTACCATTTGATAGGCATGATTGGGTTGTCAACAGATGTGGTAAGGAAGTTGAATatgttattgatttctATACAACACCTGTGAAAGAGGGCGAGGAGCCTAGATTTTTCTTGGACGTCAGACCTAAGTTGAACAGTCTGGAAGGTTGTAGGATGAGACTGTATCGTGCACTGGGACTATAA
- a CDS encoding uncharacterized protein (PKUD0D04750; similar to Saccharomyces cerevisiae YHR005C-A (TIM10); ancestral locus Anc_2.645) has translation MNLNLKISLSIFIETYPLNSFLALFYPETHPTSLEMSFLGFGSQPQISSEQKIAAAEAELDMITTMFNQLLDSCYRKCFDKNITDENLSQNESLCIDRCVTKYFEANVKVSESMQSVGNSGALARK, from the coding sequence ATGAATCTCAACCTTAAAATTTCactttccattttcataGAAACGTATCCTCTTAATTCATTTCTTGCTCTTTTCTATCCGGAAACACACCCAACTTCACTAGAAATGTCCTTCCTTGGTTTTGGCTCCCAGCCtcaaatttcttcagaaCAAAAAATCGCAGCTGCAGAAGCTGAATTGGACATGATTACCACCATGTTTAATCAACTTCTAGATTCTTGTTACagaaaatgttttgataaaaatataaCCGATGAAAACCTCTCTCAAAACGAATCTCTTTGTATCGATAGATGTGTCaccaaatattttgaagcaAATGTTAAAGTCTCTGAGTCCATGCAAAGTGTTGGTAATTCTGGCGCTCTTGCAAGAAAGTAA